The stretch of DNA AGGTATGTCATCAGTTTTAGGTTCTATCAATTTTATAACAACTATCTTCAACATGCATGGACCTGGAATGACTATGCATAGATTACCACTTTTTGTGTGGTCCATTCTAGTGACAGCATTCCTACTTTTATTATCACTTCTGGTACTGGCGGGGGCAATTATAATGTTATTAACTGATCGAAACTTTAATACAACCTTTTTTGATCCTGCAGGAGGGGGAGACCCAATATTATACCAGCATCTCTTTTGGTTCTTCGGTCATCCAGAGGTGTATATTCTCATTCTGCCTGGATTTGGTATTATTAGTCATATCGTATCGACCTTTTCAAGAAAACCGGTCTTCGGGTATCTAGGCATGGTTTATGCCATGATAAGTATAGGTGTTCTTGGATTTCTAGTTTGGGCTCATCATATGTTTACTGTGGGCTTAGACGTTGATACGCGTGCCTACTTCACCGCAGCTACCATGATCATAGCTGTGCCCACAGGAATCAAAATCTTTAGTTGGATCGCTACCATGTGGGGAGGTTCGATACAATACAAAACACCCATGTTATTTGCTGTAGGGTTCATCTTTTTGTTCACCATAGGAGGGCTCACTGGAATAGTTCTAGCAAACTCTGGGCTAGACATTGCTCTACATGATACTTATTATGTGGTTGCACATTTCCATTATGTACTTTCTATGGGAGCCGTTTTTGCTTTATTTGCTGGATTTTACTATTGGGTGGGTAAAATCTTTGGTCGGACATATCCTGAAACTTTAGGCCAAATCCATTTTTGGATCACTTTTTTCGGGGTTAATCTGACCTTCTTTCCCATGCATTTCTTAGGGCTTTCGGGTATGCCACGTCGCATTCCAGATTATCCAGATGCTTACGCCGGATGGAATGCTCTGAGCAGTTTCGGTTCTTATATATCCGTAGTTGGGATTCGTCGTTTCTTCGTAGTTGTCGCAATCACTTCAAGCAGTGGAAAGAACCAAAAATGTGCGGAAAGTCCTTGGGCTGTTGAACAGAATCCAACCACACTAGAATGGTTGGTACAAAGCCCTCCGGCCTTTCATACTTTTGGAGAACTTCCTGCGGTAAAAGAGACAAAAAGCTAAAAAAAAACCTCTCCTAACTATGAAGGAAGTTTCATAGAGATAGGTGTGGGGAAATAAGTTCTTCATTTGAAGAGTTAGTTGGCTGGCCTACCGGCCCGCAGATTAGGTTGGCTTTTATCGCCAACTGAACTGCGTAACCAAAGCGATTCCTTCTTGGTGGAGATAGGTGGGTCCTGGTCCAACCTAAGTCAGTTCGAACCTGACGGGTCGTTCGTTCGTGTGGAGAATCTCTCTCCTTACTCAGGATTTCTTTATCTTCGAGGCGAGGCATATTCATATGTCGAAGAAGGGGGAAGTGTCTCCATTTACGCTCATAGAACCCGGAAAAAAGAATATACCGTCGTTTAAGGACCAAGGATGCGATGTGAGAAGCGTAGGTCGGAGTAGCAGGAGTATGCGACAAGCAGTTGCATGTTTGATGTGGGTCTGTAACGAGATGAATTAGAACACTTGGAATCCTCGCGGATATAGCTGCCACGAGGGCTCTTTCCCACTTAATAGATTCATTCCTTCGTTACGGCGGTTGAGGGTACCTGCCGTTCAGAGATGCTATCAGAGTAGGAAAGTTAGCCAAGTTATCCTGCCTAGTTTAGATAAAGCACCCCGATCATACCAGACGCAACCCGATCATTGTATACATAACATAGTGGAATTTGAGTAAATTCTCTCTGCCTTTCCCATTTCCAATTCAAAAACCACTAGGCATAGAAGGAAATCTTTCCCGGTAGAAGGTTCTCAGTAATCAGCAGTGGGAATAAGCCCTTCCAGTCTTTTTCGCCTAAGAAGGTTTTGGAGGAGGAACCTATGGGAACGGCAGTCCTGCATCGAGATTATTAGTTGCTTACCGCTGCACATTTTATCAAGATCAACCTGTGGGAATAGCCGTCCCTTCCTTAccaaagaaagaaaaaaggaatGACGCGGTCTGGTTTACAAGTAAGAAAGAAATAGGATAAGGGTAAAGGTGACGTTTTAGCTCTTCGTTCCGCTCTTGGTTTACAGGCTTTGTTAACCGGACCGGAAAAGGGGGCATTTTCTGGGTAGGTTTCCCTATTAAGTCAGCACCGGATCAAGATTGGAGACCCACCACAAGCAGAGAACAAAAATCCTAAGAGTGGTGACCAACCATCTGCAAAAGGAGTAACAGAGCAAAGCGGAGAAGAGAAGGAAGCTCTCAGGTTTAGTGATTCATACCTGTCCTGTCTTTTGTTTCCAGGGTTTCGATTTCCGGTCCAGAGCTagtctacttatttattttatacGGAAACGTAATTTTGCATATTATACGGAATTTGTCATACCAGGTTTTCCTAGAGTTGAGGAATTCTATCCATTCCAGGAAAAGCACTGGTTTGAGAAACTACACTACAGGAAAGTACTAAGGAATAGGAAGCTGCTACTTATACTTATTATTCTTGTCCAAAGATGCCAGGCCGAGACAGAAACCCAACTAGTGAAATAGAACGGATCTCTCTAATAAACTGGGGTTCTTCTCTTCGGGTTGCTGGTATCCTTATATGGATCCGTCTTGTCTCCTCGGCTCGATAAGCTAGCAAAGTCAGTTCGTTGGATTGGTCTGTCCGGTCTGTCAGTCAGGAAAGCACGTCAAGTCGGTTAATAGCTCTGGTCCGGTTTCTAACTCGGTGAATTGGTTTGGTCTGGTGGCCCGGCAATAACAATAGCAGACAGGTCAGTTGTTCAAGTCCGTCTGGTTGATAGGTCAGCTCGGTATAGAATCTTGTCTGGTTTCTGAAGTCGGTAAAGTCCAATCAGTAGAGTGCCAGTTAAGTTCCTCAAGTAAGGATCTTTGATTCCTCCAATTCGGTAGGTAATCATAATAGTCTCGGCTCGGAATGCGAAGATGCTGCTAATCTGTTAAAGGGATCTAGATCGCATTTATTTGATATGCGTCCCTTCTTCAACCCCGGATGTGTACCTGACGCCAGGGAATAACGTAGTTCTAAAGTAGTGACTCGTGTCTTGGAGGTCGTCCATCCAAATGTTCCTCTTTGCCATTGCCCGCGTCTACTCCTATAACCGAATCGATGGCCTATAGCGCCATGCCATAATGAAATTCTTGATCATTTCTTTGTTCGTAACATGGCGTAGTGTATCACTGGGTGCCACAATCCCATTCAATTCTTGTCCATTCAATACCATGGATATATCGATTTCTATTTTCAGAAAGCTCCTATTTCGATTGATATCTCTAGCAAATATATGCGTAGCGTATGTCAAGATAAAGTGAATCAATCCGTATGACGGCAGGGAGCGGAGGCAGCTTCAACTCAAGTGAGGAGCAAGCTTACCTCGGGCGGGTAGATTGATCGGCTCCTTCATATCTCGGGATTTCGCTTAGGCCACCCAGGCCATACCATAGAAAAAAGATCTGGTTTCCTTTCCCTCATCAACCTGCCGCTGCCGTTCTTTTATTTCACGAAAGAATCTTTCCGTCCGTATTGAGCAACTCAAATTCCTAGAAAGCCGTTGGTGCACCCACCCAGTGAGTAACTACTAATGCAGTGAGTAACTACTAATGTTACGAACAAAGAAACTTTCAAAAAGTGGACCCAACAAGCAAAGCAACGGATTGGGCTGCACTGCCTTTCGGCGTTTTAGTTAGGCGCATCCTCTTGCGGGATCAAAATCTGCCATAGCACGCTCCGCGCCTTTGAAGGAACATTTGCTCGATGATGGTCCTACCCTACGCGGGCTTACTAACGATGGCCAAGCACGCAGTCATTCCCGTTCTATTTGATAGGGGAAGCAAGCTAGTCAAAGAAGAAGGAAGCATGGGTATAGGTAAGTCTAGACATATTGACATGGGCAtatactgaaataggcataagGCCGCTAACGCTAAGGAGACAGCACCGCTTCTTTGTTCGTAACTAGGACATGCATTGATGCTAGAGGCAGACTCCTAGCACTTATCACTCCTTAGATGAAGCAAGACCAGAGTGAGTCCGCTAAGGGACAAGTATGACTCAAAAAATGATGGCAGATTTTTATGGAAACCATTATATTTTAGTATATTGTATCATTGGGTTTGTCATTGTCGATAGCTATTCTTGTCGCCGTTAGGGCTGGCCGGATGATCCATCACATAAATGCTATTAATGTTGAAACACAAGTAACTGATATATCCAAAGATGTTCTTAAAGAACAAATCATTTATCAATTGGAAATACTCTATAAAGTCTATAGAGATACTACTGAGGGTGTGCACTTACCGGCAGGAGTCAATCTCCAATAAGTAAGCACACATCTATTTTTTGTAGACGAGAGAGTGAGCCTTCTAAACAGTATCTACTGTGATCTTATTGCAAAGGGAACTGGAAGTGAATACTTTGGCCAAGTTATACAATTTCTTCTGGGATAGCTTGTTGTGGGGCTTTCCGAAGGGTCGTTCTGAGAGTGGTCTCTTTTCTTTAAGGTCGCATATATTGTCGGAGAAGGGAGGGATCCAGGCCAGGTCTAAAAGTGCNNNNNNNNNNNNNNNNNNNNNNNNNNNNNNNNNNNNNNNNNNNNNNNNNNNNNNNNNNNNNNNNNNNNNNNNNNNNNNNNNNNNNNNNNNNNNNNNNNNNNNNNNNNNNNNNNNNNNNNNNNNNNNNNNNNNNNNNNNNNNNNNNNNNNNNNNNNNNNNNNNNNNNNNNNNNNNNNNNNNNNNNNNNNNNNNNNNNNNNNNNNNNNNNNNNNNNNNNNNNNNNNNNNNNNNNNNNNNNNNNNNNNNNNNNNNNNNNNNNNNNNNNNNNNNNNNNNNNNNNNNNNNNNNNNNNNNNNNNNNNNNNNNNNNNNNNNNNNNNNNNNNNNNNNNNNNNNNNNNNNNNNNNNNNNNNNNNNNNNNNNNNNNNNNNNNNNNNNNNNNNNNNNNNNNNNNNNNNNNNNNNNNNNNNNNNNNNNNNNNNNNNNNNNNNNNNNNNNNNNNNNNNNNNNNNNNNNNNNNNNNNNNNNNNNNNNNNNNNNNNNNNNNNNNNNNNNNNNNNNNNNNNNNNNNNNNNNNNNNNNNNNNNNNNNNNNNNNNNNNNNNNNNNNNNNNNNNNNNNNNNNNNNNNNNNNNNNNNNNNNNNNNNNNNNNNNNNNNNNNNNNNNNNNNNNNNNNNNNNNNNNNNNNNNNNNNNNNNNNNNNNNNNNNNNNNNNNNNNNNNNNNNNNNNNNNNNNNNNNNNNNNNNNNNNNNNNNNNNNNNNNNNNNNNNNNNNNNNNNNNNNNNNNNNNNNNNNNNNNNNNNNNNNNNNNNNNNNNNNNNNNNNNNNNNNNNNNNNNNNNNNNNNNNNNNNNNNNNNNNNNNNNNNNNNNNNNNNNNNNNNNNNNNNNNNNNNNNNNNNNNNNNNNNNNNNNNNNNNNNNNNNNNNNNNNNNNNNNNNNNNNNNNNNNNNNNNNNNNNNNNNNNNNNNNNNNNNNNNNNNNNNNNNNNNNNNNNNNNNNNNNNNNNNNNNNNNNNNNNNNNNNNNNNNNNNNNNNNNNNNNNNNNNNNNNNNNNNNNNNCGTGCCCCACCGCGCTCGCCGTCGCGCCCGCAGCGCCGGCTGCCGTGCCCTGCCGCGCCGGCCGTCGCAGTCGCATCCCGCACTGCTGCGGCACCTCGCGGATGTCCCGCGCTGCAGCTCCTCGCCGGCATCCCACGTCATCCGCAGCTCCTCACCGCCGTCCCGCGCTGCTGCTCCTCGCCGGCGTCTTGTGCTTTTCCTCGGCGTCCCGCAGCTtcctgggtgggtgggtgggtgggcgACGGCATGGTTGATGAGGGGGGAGAAAAGAGGAGAGGGGGTGACAGGTGGGCCAGACTCCGGACGAAGAGGACGTGAGACGTCTGTTTTCTATCCGCCTCGGCCCCAAACCCAGACCAAGTTTGGTATGGAGATGGAGCAGAACGGACACGAACGGGACAAAAAATAGAGATGGGGTCCTGCGTTGGGACGTCTCGTTTGTCCATTTACCCCCAAACAGACAGAAGCGGACGATTTGGGGCCGTGCGTTGGAGTTGCCCTAACTATTTTTATATTAAATAGTGTGTTGGCCAGGATTTGGTCCCAAGACCTTATGGCTCTGATACTATATTGAACTGATGCGCTAGCCAAGTTTCTCAAAAGTCCGAACTGATAGAAATGACTGACTAGGCAACATATTTTAACAGTGATGAAGCTGATACCTGGTCCAGTGAATTTCTCAGCTTGCCCTCCATCTCTTCTATCATTTTCCCCATGTTAACCAGATGCCCATCTGCCACAGCGAGAGTCATGCTCATCTGAAAACACCAACACACAGACAGCTTAGCAAGCAGTTTCTAATCAACGAAAATCAAATTCCTGCCTAGCTAGCTAAAACAGATAGCCTTGGTCATCCATCCAGCACAGTTAGGCCTCAATATCCCCAAACCAAAAACCAGTGCCGCCATTTAGAACCTAGAATTACAGATAGGCATACTGGTTTACTGCTAGATTGTAATGTTGACAgacaattgatctacaacaagtACAGTTTATGTTGATGACAGAATCGAATCTGTTCTGTTAATACACACATCAACAGTTGTGGAAAGCGGCGATGCAAGACATGCATATATCTCACATAGCACCTTCCGTTGATATGAAGAGGAAGGAATGGATAACCTGCCGCCTAATTGATCCGGACAAGTTGAAAGTTCCCGATTGCTTGTTATCTGTTGTCAATGACAGCATAACAGTGCTGTTCAAGCAGTAATGTGCTGCTCCTTCCTCTTCAGGACCAACCTATTGCAGTACATGGACATTCATTTGTCAAATCATGAGGTAACATAAGACAACAGCAAAATAATTGACAACTTCATGGACAGTGTATCTTGAGCCACCTGGATAACATGAATAGCATCCCACGAACCTATTTGCATATAACTTCTTTTCCCTTGTCCATCTGGAACCACAAAATGAAATAAATGATAATGAAATAGACTATGTGGTTAGCTAATAAGATGAGATCAAGCATTCAAACAGACCTTTCTTTATTAAGAAGCATGCAATGAAACTCTCGTCTTCATCCTCCCAAATGTACACAGATGAGATCCCACCTTCATAGTACCTAATTGCCAACAGAAGGTCGAATTACATGCTTTAGCCTTCACCTACTATATATATTAACACCTGTATGCCAGATAGTGTAATC from Triticum urartu cultivar G1812 chromosome 3, Tu2.1, whole genome shotgun sequence encodes:
- the LOC125543376 gene encoding probable F-actin-capping protein subunit beta isoform X2 codes for the protein MEAAMDLMRRMPPGSTETALNALLSLLPDHSLDLLSQVDLRLQVCMDKENNKEYILCEYNRDTDSYRSPWSNIYEPPLEDGTVPSEEMRNLEVEANEVFSVYRDQYYEGGISSVYIWEDEDESFIACFLIKKDGQGKRSYMQIGSWDAIHVIQVGPEEEGAAHYCLNSTVMLSLTTDNKQSGTFNLSGSIRRQVIHSFLFISTEDEHDSRCGRWASG
- the LOC125543376 gene encoding probable F-actin-capping protein subunit beta isoform X1: MEAAMDLMRRMPPGSTETALNALLSLLPDHSLDLLSQVDLRLQVCMDKENNKEYILCEYNRDTDSYRSPWSNIYEPPLEDGTVPSEEMRNLEVEANEVFSVYRDQYYEGGISSVYIWEDEDESFIACFLIKKDGQGKRSYMQIGSWDAIHVIQVGPEEEGAAHYCLNSTVMLSLTTDNKQSGTFNLSGSIRRQMSMTLAVADGHLVNMGKMIEEMEGKLRNSLDQVSASSLLKYVA